One Doryrhamphus excisus isolate RoL2022-K1 chromosome 17, RoL_Dexc_1.0, whole genome shotgun sequence genomic region harbors:
- the smarcc1a gene encoding SWI/SNF complex subunit SMARCC1 isoform X1 translates to MSTAATTASGPNTGPVGGGTSVGRKKDGGPSAKFWESSETISQLETVRLWIGKHYKKYVQNDSPSSKSLAGLVVQLLQFQEDAFGRRVNNPALTKLPAKCFLDMKAGGSLCHILGSVYKFKSEQGWRRFDLQNPSRMDRNVEMFLNVEKNLVQNNCLTRPTVFLYTDIEAKQASKLKDAIKRHQGSITEDKSKATHIIFPSPPQQEEEEWVRPVMRKDKQVLVHWGLYPDSYDTWVSASEVDGDVEEPPSADRPWKVHAKWVLDTDAFNEWMNEEDYEVDDNKKPISFRQKIFPKEEESSRTPDRKERKANSAGKKRRRSPSPPSTPAESRKKGGKKGNPGHYWKRRGHRGDEEDTEEDVTKDLDDSSAGASMEEGSVSKNAHSKKDAESTPLKGDNGQDVDDMEDDSVLSGGKEDEDQSKAEINRLMDASEDNVTEQTHHIIIPSYSAWFDYNCIHEIERRALPEFFNGKNKSKTPEIYLAYRNFMIDTYRLNPQEYLTSTSCRRNLTGDVCAIMRVHAFLEQWGLVNYQVDAESRPLPMGPPPTPHFTVLADTPSGLMPLNHRPPPVSLLTRSSWRWRGATNVTFCASCLQIPPPQQMANFPDKSKEKIDLQNFGLRTDQYKKNSKGKSVSSSREWTEQETLLLLEALEMYKDDWNKVSEHVGSRTQDECILHFLRLPIEDPYLESSEASLGPLAYQPIPFSQSGNPVMSTVAFLASVVDPRVASAAAKAALEEFSRVREEVPAELVEAHVKKVQEAARSTGKVDPAFGLESSGIAGTSPEEPEKTEVPEPDKMETDTDSQQGDKAESKDEAEKPSESAEKSDKAETPDKVKKEAGEVSEREDESEEGDETKATAADKDDEESMETSSSEQEKEKDDKTTTEEGEEKRKKLEHDIGEGNIATAAAAALASAATKAKHLAAVEERKIKSLVALLVETQMKKLEIKLRHFEELETIMDREKEALELQRQQLLTERQTFHMEQLKYAEMKARQQMEQQAAAAAAAQGQGHAPGPHPGPPGMHPGGHGALPPHHGAPTPHHGGPPPGAAMHPGYPPMGHHPMAPHHAGQPAPLGPGQPMPGRMMAGPPTAAPPPGGMPPMMPPRHPGAPNGMYPGPPPAQPEAVPPVPVVAPVPPSGRVADN, encoded by the exons atgtcgACGGCGGCGACCACGGCGAGCGGGCCGAACACTGGCCCCGTCGGCGGCGGGACCTCAGTGGGACGGAAAAAGGATGGTGGGCCCTCTGCAAAATTCTGGGAGAGTTCTGAGACGATATCTCAACTTGAAACGGTTCGTCTATGGATCGGGAAGCACTACAAGAAG TATGTGCAGAACGACTCCCCCTCCAGTAAATCTCTGGCAGGTTTGGTGGTCCAGTTGCTTCAGTTCCAGGAGGATGCTTTCGGACGCAGAGTCAACAACCCTGCTCTCACCAAGCTGCCG GCCAAGTGTTTCCTGGACATGAAGGCGGGCGGCTCTCTCTGTCACATTCTGGGCTCCGTCTACAAATTCAAGAGTGAGCAGGGATG GCGGCGCTTTGACCTGCAGAACCCCTCCCGCATGGACaggaatgttgaaatgtttttaaatgtggaGAAGAACCTGGTGCAG AACAACTGTCTGACCCGACCCACTGTCTTCTTGTACACGGACATTGAGGCCAAACAAGCCAGTAAGCTCAAAGATGCCATCAAGAGACACCAG ggctccATCACTGAGGACAAGTCAAAGGCCACCCACATCATCTTTCCATCTCCACCGCAGCAGGAAGAAG AGGAGTGGGTGCGCCCCGTCATGAGGAAAGACAAGCAGGTTCTGGTCCACTGGGGGCTCTATCCAGACAG CTATGACACCTGGGTGTCAGCCAGCGAGGTGGATGGGGATGTTGAGGAGCCCCCCAGCGCTGACCGACCCTGGAAG GTTCATGCTAAATGGGTTCTGGACACAGACGCCttcaatgaatggatgaatgaggaAGACTACGAGGTGGACGACAACAAGAAACCGATCAGCTTCCGCCAAAAGATCTTCCCGAAAGAGGAAGAG TCTTCCCGTACACCTGATCGCAAGGAGCGCAAGGCCAACTCTGCCGGCAAGAAGAGGAGGCGCTCTCCCTCGCCGCCCAGCACACCCGCCGAGTCCCGAAAGAAGGGTGGAAAGAAAGG GAACCCAGGACATTACTGGAAGCGACGGGGTCACCGAGGCGATGAAGAGGACACTGAGGAAGATGTCACCAAGGACTTGGACGACTCTTCAGCTGGTGCCAGCATGGAAGAGGGAAGTGTTTCTAAAAATG CTCATTCAAAGAAGGATGCTGAGAGCACTCCTCTAAAGGGTGACAATGGGCAAGATGTGG ATGACATGGAGGACGATTCTGTGCTGTCTGGTGGCAAG GAGGATGAGGATCAGAGCAAAGCAGAGATCAACCGCCTGATGGACGCCAGCGAGGACAATGTGACAGAGCAGACGCACCACATCATCATTCCCAGCTACAGTGCGTGGTTTGACTATAACTG TATCCATGAAATTGAGCGGAGAGCCCTGCCTGAGTTCTTTAATGGAAAGAACAAGTCCAAAACTCCTGAGAT ATACCTAGCCTACCGCAACTTTATGATTGACACATACCGGCTCAACCCTCAGGAGTACCTCACCTCCACCTCCTGCCGTAGGAACTTGACGGGTGACGTGTGCGCCATCATGAG GGTCCACGCCTTCCTGGAGCAGTGGGGGCTTGTGAACTACCAAGTGGACGCAGAAAGCCGACCTTTGCCGATGGGGCCTCCACCAACACCCCACTTCACAGTGCTGGCTGACACCCCCTCTGGCCTCATGCCTCTCAACCACAGACCTCCACCGGTAAGCCTGTTGACCAGGAGCAGCTGGAGGTGGCGAGGAGCAACAAATGTGACATTCTGTGCTTCCTGCCTTCAGATTCCGCCTCCACAGCAGATGGCCAACTTCCCTGACAAGAGCAAAGAAAAAATCGACCTCCAAAACTTTGGCCTCCGCACTGACCAGTACAAAAAGAACTCAAAG ggcaAATCGGTGTCATCCTCTCGAGAATGGACTGAACAGGAGACCCTGCTACTGCTGGAG GCTCTTGAGATGTACAAAGATGACTGGAACAAAGTGTCAGAGCATGTTGGCTCTCGCACACAAGATGAGTGCATCTTACACTTCCTGCGCCTCCCCATTGAGGACCCATACCTGGAGAGCTCAGAAGCGTCGCTTGGTCCTCTGGCTTATCAGCCCATCCCCTTCAGCCAGTCTGGAAACCCCGTTATGAGCACCGTGGCCTTCCTGGCCTCTGTGGTTGACCCCAGAGTGGCGTCTGCTGCCGCCAAGGCTGCACTTG AGGAGTTCTCTCGCGTGCGAGAGGAGGTGCCTGCCGAACTGGTTGAGGCTCACGTAAAGAAGGTCCAGGAGGCGGCGAGAAGCACAGGCAAGGTGGACCCTGCCTTCGGTCTAGAGAGCAGTGGTATCGCCGGTACCTCTCCTGAAGAGCCAGAGAAGACAG AGGTTCCTGAACCTGACAAAATGGAAACGGACACAGACTCCCAGCAGGGAGACAAG GCCGAGTCCAAGGATGAGGCAGAGAAGCCCAGTGAGTCAGCGGAGAAGAGCGACAAGGCAGAGACTCCAGACAAGGTGAAGAAGGAGGCGGGGGAGGTGTCAGAGCGTGAGGATGAGAGTGAAGAGGGAGATGAGACAAAGGCAACTGCTGCAG ACAAGGATGATGAAGAATCCATGGAGACGTCCTCTTCGGAGCAGGAGAAGGAAAAAGATGACAAAACCACTACAGAGGAGggagaggaaaagaggaaaaagctgGAGCACGACATCGGGGAAGGAAACATTGCCACCGCGGCCGCCGCCGCTCTGGCATCTGCTGCCACCAAAGCCAAG CACTTGGCAGCAGTGGAGGAGAGGAAGATTAAGTCACTGGTGGCTCTGTTAGTGGAGACTCAGATGAAGAAGCTGGAGATCAAGCTGAGGCACTTTGAGGAGCTTGAGACCATCATGGACCGCGAGAAGGAGGCC TTGGAGCTTCAGAGGCAGCAGCTGTTGACAGAGCGTCAGACGTTCCACATGGAGCAGCTGAAGTACGCTGAGATGAAGGCCCGCCAGCAGATGGAGCAgcaggctgctgctgctgctgccgctcaGGGCCAGGGCCACGCCCCCGGACCCCACCCGGGGCCTCCGGGTATGCATCCTGGCGGCCACGGAGCCCTTCCTCCCCACCACGGCGCCCCCACTCCTCATCACGGAGGGCCCCCGCCCGGTGCCGCCATGCACCCCGGCTACCCTCCCATGGGTCATCACCCTATGGCCCCCCATCATGCGGGCCAGCCAG CACCACTAGGACCAGGACAGCCCATGCCTGGACGCATGATGGCAGGCCCTCCCACCGCCGCTCCTCCGCCTGGTGGGATGCCGCCCATGATGCCGCCACGCCACCCAGGAGCTCCCAACGGCATGT ACCCGGGACCACCACCTGCACAGCCTGAAGCTGTGCCCCCTGTTCCTGTGGtggctccagtgccccccagtGGACGTGTGGCGGACAACTGA
- the smarcc1a gene encoding SWI/SNF complex subunit SMARCC1 isoform X2, which yields MSTAATTASGPNTGPVGGGTSVGRKKDGGPSAKFWESSETISQLETVRLWIGKHYKKYVQNDSPSSKSLAGLVVQLLQFQEDAFGRRVNNPALTKLPAKCFLDMKAGGSLCHILGSVYKFKSEQGWRRFDLQNPSRMDRNVEMFLNVEKNLVQNNCLTRPTVFLYTDIEAKQASKLKDAIKRHQGSITEDKSKATHIIFPSPPQQEEEEWVRPVMRKDKQVLVHWGLYPDSYDTWVSASEVDGDVEEPPSADRPWKVHAKWVLDTDAFNEWMNEEDYEVDDNKKPISFRQKIFPKEEEERKANSAGKKRRRSPSPPSTPAESRKKGGKKGNPGHYWKRRGHRGDEEDTEEDVTKDLDDSSAGASMEEGSVSKNAHSKKDAESTPLKGDNGQDVDDMEDDSVLSGGKEDEDQSKAEINRLMDASEDNVTEQTHHIIIPSYSAWFDYNCIHEIERRALPEFFNGKNKSKTPEIYLAYRNFMIDTYRLNPQEYLTSTSCRRNLTGDVCAIMRVHAFLEQWGLVNYQVDAESRPLPMGPPPTPHFTVLADTPSGLMPLNHRPPPVSLLTRSSWRWRGATNVTFCASCLQIPPPQQMANFPDKSKEKIDLQNFGLRTDQYKKNSKGKSVSSSREWTEQETLLLLEALEMYKDDWNKVSEHVGSRTQDECILHFLRLPIEDPYLESSEASLGPLAYQPIPFSQSGNPVMSTVAFLASVVDPRVASAAAKAALEEFSRVREEVPAELVEAHVKKVQEAARSTGKVDPAFGLESSGIAGTSPEEPEKTEVPEPDKMETDTDSQQGDKAESKDEAEKPSESAEKSDKAETPDKVKKEAGEVSEREDESEEGDETKATAADKDDEESMETSSSEQEKEKDDKTTTEEGEEKRKKLEHDIGEGNIATAAAAALASAATKAKHLAAVEERKIKSLVALLVETQMKKLEIKLRHFEELETIMDREKEALELQRQQLLTERQTFHMEQLKYAEMKARQQMEQQAAAAAAAQGQGHAPGPHPGPPGMHPGGHGALPPHHGAPTPHHGGPPPGAAMHPGYPPMGHHPMAPHHAGQPAPLGPGQPMPGRMMAGPPTAAPPPGGMPPMMPPRHPGAPNGMYPGPPPAQPEAVPPVPVVAPVPPSGRVADN from the exons atgtcgACGGCGGCGACCACGGCGAGCGGGCCGAACACTGGCCCCGTCGGCGGCGGGACCTCAGTGGGACGGAAAAAGGATGGTGGGCCCTCTGCAAAATTCTGGGAGAGTTCTGAGACGATATCTCAACTTGAAACGGTTCGTCTATGGATCGGGAAGCACTACAAGAAG TATGTGCAGAACGACTCCCCCTCCAGTAAATCTCTGGCAGGTTTGGTGGTCCAGTTGCTTCAGTTCCAGGAGGATGCTTTCGGACGCAGAGTCAACAACCCTGCTCTCACCAAGCTGCCG GCCAAGTGTTTCCTGGACATGAAGGCGGGCGGCTCTCTCTGTCACATTCTGGGCTCCGTCTACAAATTCAAGAGTGAGCAGGGATG GCGGCGCTTTGACCTGCAGAACCCCTCCCGCATGGACaggaatgttgaaatgtttttaaatgtggaGAAGAACCTGGTGCAG AACAACTGTCTGACCCGACCCACTGTCTTCTTGTACACGGACATTGAGGCCAAACAAGCCAGTAAGCTCAAAGATGCCATCAAGAGACACCAG ggctccATCACTGAGGACAAGTCAAAGGCCACCCACATCATCTTTCCATCTCCACCGCAGCAGGAAGAAG AGGAGTGGGTGCGCCCCGTCATGAGGAAAGACAAGCAGGTTCTGGTCCACTGGGGGCTCTATCCAGACAG CTATGACACCTGGGTGTCAGCCAGCGAGGTGGATGGGGATGTTGAGGAGCCCCCCAGCGCTGACCGACCCTGGAAG GTTCATGCTAAATGGGTTCTGGACACAGACGCCttcaatgaatggatgaatgaggaAGACTACGAGGTGGACGACAACAAGAAACCGATCAGCTTCCGCCAAAAGATCTTCCCGAAAGAGGAAGAG GAGCGCAAGGCCAACTCTGCCGGCAAGAAGAGGAGGCGCTCTCCCTCGCCGCCCAGCACACCCGCCGAGTCCCGAAAGAAGGGTGGAAAGAAAGG GAACCCAGGACATTACTGGAAGCGACGGGGTCACCGAGGCGATGAAGAGGACACTGAGGAAGATGTCACCAAGGACTTGGACGACTCTTCAGCTGGTGCCAGCATGGAAGAGGGAAGTGTTTCTAAAAATG CTCATTCAAAGAAGGATGCTGAGAGCACTCCTCTAAAGGGTGACAATGGGCAAGATGTGG ATGACATGGAGGACGATTCTGTGCTGTCTGGTGGCAAG GAGGATGAGGATCAGAGCAAAGCAGAGATCAACCGCCTGATGGACGCCAGCGAGGACAATGTGACAGAGCAGACGCACCACATCATCATTCCCAGCTACAGTGCGTGGTTTGACTATAACTG TATCCATGAAATTGAGCGGAGAGCCCTGCCTGAGTTCTTTAATGGAAAGAACAAGTCCAAAACTCCTGAGAT ATACCTAGCCTACCGCAACTTTATGATTGACACATACCGGCTCAACCCTCAGGAGTACCTCACCTCCACCTCCTGCCGTAGGAACTTGACGGGTGACGTGTGCGCCATCATGAG GGTCCACGCCTTCCTGGAGCAGTGGGGGCTTGTGAACTACCAAGTGGACGCAGAAAGCCGACCTTTGCCGATGGGGCCTCCACCAACACCCCACTTCACAGTGCTGGCTGACACCCCCTCTGGCCTCATGCCTCTCAACCACAGACCTCCACCGGTAAGCCTGTTGACCAGGAGCAGCTGGAGGTGGCGAGGAGCAACAAATGTGACATTCTGTGCTTCCTGCCTTCAGATTCCGCCTCCACAGCAGATGGCCAACTTCCCTGACAAGAGCAAAGAAAAAATCGACCTCCAAAACTTTGGCCTCCGCACTGACCAGTACAAAAAGAACTCAAAG ggcaAATCGGTGTCATCCTCTCGAGAATGGACTGAACAGGAGACCCTGCTACTGCTGGAG GCTCTTGAGATGTACAAAGATGACTGGAACAAAGTGTCAGAGCATGTTGGCTCTCGCACACAAGATGAGTGCATCTTACACTTCCTGCGCCTCCCCATTGAGGACCCATACCTGGAGAGCTCAGAAGCGTCGCTTGGTCCTCTGGCTTATCAGCCCATCCCCTTCAGCCAGTCTGGAAACCCCGTTATGAGCACCGTGGCCTTCCTGGCCTCTGTGGTTGACCCCAGAGTGGCGTCTGCTGCCGCCAAGGCTGCACTTG AGGAGTTCTCTCGCGTGCGAGAGGAGGTGCCTGCCGAACTGGTTGAGGCTCACGTAAAGAAGGTCCAGGAGGCGGCGAGAAGCACAGGCAAGGTGGACCCTGCCTTCGGTCTAGAGAGCAGTGGTATCGCCGGTACCTCTCCTGAAGAGCCAGAGAAGACAG AGGTTCCTGAACCTGACAAAATGGAAACGGACACAGACTCCCAGCAGGGAGACAAG GCCGAGTCCAAGGATGAGGCAGAGAAGCCCAGTGAGTCAGCGGAGAAGAGCGACAAGGCAGAGACTCCAGACAAGGTGAAGAAGGAGGCGGGGGAGGTGTCAGAGCGTGAGGATGAGAGTGAAGAGGGAGATGAGACAAAGGCAACTGCTGCAG ACAAGGATGATGAAGAATCCATGGAGACGTCCTCTTCGGAGCAGGAGAAGGAAAAAGATGACAAAACCACTACAGAGGAGggagaggaaaagaggaaaaagctgGAGCACGACATCGGGGAAGGAAACATTGCCACCGCGGCCGCCGCCGCTCTGGCATCTGCTGCCACCAAAGCCAAG CACTTGGCAGCAGTGGAGGAGAGGAAGATTAAGTCACTGGTGGCTCTGTTAGTGGAGACTCAGATGAAGAAGCTGGAGATCAAGCTGAGGCACTTTGAGGAGCTTGAGACCATCATGGACCGCGAGAAGGAGGCC TTGGAGCTTCAGAGGCAGCAGCTGTTGACAGAGCGTCAGACGTTCCACATGGAGCAGCTGAAGTACGCTGAGATGAAGGCCCGCCAGCAGATGGAGCAgcaggctgctgctgctgctgccgctcaGGGCCAGGGCCACGCCCCCGGACCCCACCCGGGGCCTCCGGGTATGCATCCTGGCGGCCACGGAGCCCTTCCTCCCCACCACGGCGCCCCCACTCCTCATCACGGAGGGCCCCCGCCCGGTGCCGCCATGCACCCCGGCTACCCTCCCATGGGTCATCACCCTATGGCCCCCCATCATGCGGGCCAGCCAG CACCACTAGGACCAGGACAGCCCATGCCTGGACGCATGATGGCAGGCCCTCCCACCGCCGCTCCTCCGCCTGGTGGGATGCCGCCCATGATGCCGCCACGCCACCCAGGAGCTCCCAACGGCATGT ACCCGGGACCACCACCTGCACAGCCTGAAGCTGTGCCCCCTGTTCCTGTGGtggctccagtgccccccagtGGACGTGTGGCGGACAACTGA
- the smarcc1a gene encoding SWI/SNF complex subunit SMARCC1 isoform X4, producing the protein MSTAATTASGPNTGPVGGGTSVGRKKDGGPSAKFWESSETISQLETVRLWIGKHYKKYVQNDSPSSKSLAGLVVQLLQFQEDAFGRRVNNPALTKLPAKCFLDMKAGGSLCHILGSVYKFKSEQGWRRFDLQNPSRMDRNVEMFLNVEKNLVQNNCLTRPTVFLYTDIEAKQASKLKDAIKRHQGSITEDKSKATHIIFPSPPQQEEEEWVRPVMRKDKQVLVHWGLYPDSYDTWVSASEVDGDVEEPPSADRPWKVHAKWVLDTDAFNEWMNEEDYEVDDNKKPISFRQKIFPKEEEERKANSAGKKRRRSPSPPSTPAESRKKGGKKGNPGHYWKRRGHRGDEEDTEEDVTKDLDDSSAGASMEEGSVSKNAHSKKDAESTPLKGDNGQDVDDMEDDSVLSGGKEDEDQSKAEINRLMDASEDNVTEQTHHIIIPSYSAWFDYNCIHEIERRALPEFFNGKNKSKTPEIYLAYRNFMIDTYRLNPQEYLTSTSCRRNLTGDVCAIMRVHAFLEQWGLVNYQVDAESRPLPMGPPPTPHFTVLADTPSGLMPLNHRPPPIPPPQQMANFPDKSKEKIDLQNFGLRTDQYKKNSKGKSVSSSREWTEQETLLLLEALEMYKDDWNKVSEHVGSRTQDECILHFLRLPIEDPYLESSEASLGPLAYQPIPFSQSGNPVMSTVAFLASVVDPRVASAAAKAALEEFSRVREEVPAELVEAHVKKVQEAARSTGKVDPAFGLESSGIAGTSPEEPEKTEVPEPDKMETDTDSQQGDKAESKDEAEKPSESAEKSDKAETPDKVKKEAGEVSEREDESEEGDETKATAADKDDEESMETSSSEQEKEKDDKTTTEEGEEKRKKLEHDIGEGNIATAAAAALASAATKAKHLAAVEERKIKSLVALLVETQMKKLEIKLRHFEELETIMDREKEALELQRQQLLTERQTFHMEQLKYAEMKARQQMEQQAAAAAAAQGQGHAPGPHPGPPGMHPGGHGALPPHHGAPTPHHGGPPPGAAMHPGYPPMGHHPMAPHHAGQPAPLGPGQPMPGRMMAGPPTAAPPPGGMPPMMPPRHPGAPNGMYPGPPPAQPEAVPPVPVVAPVPPSGRVADN; encoded by the exons atgtcgACGGCGGCGACCACGGCGAGCGGGCCGAACACTGGCCCCGTCGGCGGCGGGACCTCAGTGGGACGGAAAAAGGATGGTGGGCCCTCTGCAAAATTCTGGGAGAGTTCTGAGACGATATCTCAACTTGAAACGGTTCGTCTATGGATCGGGAAGCACTACAAGAAG TATGTGCAGAACGACTCCCCCTCCAGTAAATCTCTGGCAGGTTTGGTGGTCCAGTTGCTTCAGTTCCAGGAGGATGCTTTCGGACGCAGAGTCAACAACCCTGCTCTCACCAAGCTGCCG GCCAAGTGTTTCCTGGACATGAAGGCGGGCGGCTCTCTCTGTCACATTCTGGGCTCCGTCTACAAATTCAAGAGTGAGCAGGGATG GCGGCGCTTTGACCTGCAGAACCCCTCCCGCATGGACaggaatgttgaaatgtttttaaatgtggaGAAGAACCTGGTGCAG AACAACTGTCTGACCCGACCCACTGTCTTCTTGTACACGGACATTGAGGCCAAACAAGCCAGTAAGCTCAAAGATGCCATCAAGAGACACCAG ggctccATCACTGAGGACAAGTCAAAGGCCACCCACATCATCTTTCCATCTCCACCGCAGCAGGAAGAAG AGGAGTGGGTGCGCCCCGTCATGAGGAAAGACAAGCAGGTTCTGGTCCACTGGGGGCTCTATCCAGACAG CTATGACACCTGGGTGTCAGCCAGCGAGGTGGATGGGGATGTTGAGGAGCCCCCCAGCGCTGACCGACCCTGGAAG GTTCATGCTAAATGGGTTCTGGACACAGACGCCttcaatgaatggatgaatgaggaAGACTACGAGGTGGACGACAACAAGAAACCGATCAGCTTCCGCCAAAAGATCTTCCCGAAAGAGGAAGAG GAGCGCAAGGCCAACTCTGCCGGCAAGAAGAGGAGGCGCTCTCCCTCGCCGCCCAGCACACCCGCCGAGTCCCGAAAGAAGGGTGGAAAGAAAGG GAACCCAGGACATTACTGGAAGCGACGGGGTCACCGAGGCGATGAAGAGGACACTGAGGAAGATGTCACCAAGGACTTGGACGACTCTTCAGCTGGTGCCAGCATGGAAGAGGGAAGTGTTTCTAAAAATG CTCATTCAAAGAAGGATGCTGAGAGCACTCCTCTAAAGGGTGACAATGGGCAAGATGTGG ATGACATGGAGGACGATTCTGTGCTGTCTGGTGGCAAG GAGGATGAGGATCAGAGCAAAGCAGAGATCAACCGCCTGATGGACGCCAGCGAGGACAATGTGACAGAGCAGACGCACCACATCATCATTCCCAGCTACAGTGCGTGGTTTGACTATAACTG TATCCATGAAATTGAGCGGAGAGCCCTGCCTGAGTTCTTTAATGGAAAGAACAAGTCCAAAACTCCTGAGAT ATACCTAGCCTACCGCAACTTTATGATTGACACATACCGGCTCAACCCTCAGGAGTACCTCACCTCCACCTCCTGCCGTAGGAACTTGACGGGTGACGTGTGCGCCATCATGAG GGTCCACGCCTTCCTGGAGCAGTGGGGGCTTGTGAACTACCAAGTGGACGCAGAAAGCCGACCTTTGCCGATGGGGCCTCCACCAACACCCCACTTCACAGTGCTGGCTGACACCCCCTCTGGCCTCATGCCTCTCAACCACAGACCTCCACCG ATTCCGCCTCCACAGCAGATGGCCAACTTCCCTGACAAGAGCAAAGAAAAAATCGACCTCCAAAACTTTGGCCTCCGCACTGACCAGTACAAAAAGAACTCAAAG ggcaAATCGGTGTCATCCTCTCGAGAATGGACTGAACAGGAGACCCTGCTACTGCTGGAG GCTCTTGAGATGTACAAAGATGACTGGAACAAAGTGTCAGAGCATGTTGGCTCTCGCACACAAGATGAGTGCATCTTACACTTCCTGCGCCTCCCCATTGAGGACCCATACCTGGAGAGCTCAGAAGCGTCGCTTGGTCCTCTGGCTTATCAGCCCATCCCCTTCAGCCAGTCTGGAAACCCCGTTATGAGCACCGTGGCCTTCCTGGCCTCTGTGGTTGACCCCAGAGTGGCGTCTGCTGCCGCCAAGGCTGCACTTG AGGAGTTCTCTCGCGTGCGAGAGGAGGTGCCTGCCGAACTGGTTGAGGCTCACGTAAAGAAGGTCCAGGAGGCGGCGAGAAGCACAGGCAAGGTGGACCCTGCCTTCGGTCTAGAGAGCAGTGGTATCGCCGGTACCTCTCCTGAAGAGCCAGAGAAGACAG AGGTTCCTGAACCTGACAAAATGGAAACGGACACAGACTCCCAGCAGGGAGACAAG GCCGAGTCCAAGGATGAGGCAGAGAAGCCCAGTGAGTCAGCGGAGAAGAGCGACAAGGCAGAGACTCCAGACAAGGTGAAGAAGGAGGCGGGGGAGGTGTCAGAGCGTGAGGATGAGAGTGAAGAGGGAGATGAGACAAAGGCAACTGCTGCAG ACAAGGATGATGAAGAATCCATGGAGACGTCCTCTTCGGAGCAGGAGAAGGAAAAAGATGACAAAACCACTACAGAGGAGggagaggaaaagaggaaaaagctgGAGCACGACATCGGGGAAGGAAACATTGCCACCGCGGCCGCCGCCGCTCTGGCATCTGCTGCCACCAAAGCCAAG CACTTGGCAGCAGTGGAGGAGAGGAAGATTAAGTCACTGGTGGCTCTGTTAGTGGAGACTCAGATGAAGAAGCTGGAGATCAAGCTGAGGCACTTTGAGGAGCTTGAGACCATCATGGACCGCGAGAAGGAGGCC TTGGAGCTTCAGAGGCAGCAGCTGTTGACAGAGCGTCAGACGTTCCACATGGAGCAGCTGAAGTACGCTGAGATGAAGGCCCGCCAGCAGATGGAGCAgcaggctgctgctgctgctgccgctcaGGGCCAGGGCCACGCCCCCGGACCCCACCCGGGGCCTCCGGGTATGCATCCTGGCGGCCACGGAGCCCTTCCTCCCCACCACGGCGCCCCCACTCCTCATCACGGAGGGCCCCCGCCCGGTGCCGCCATGCACCCCGGCTACCCTCCCATGGGTCATCACCCTATGGCCCCCCATCATGCGGGCCAGCCAG CACCACTAGGACCAGGACAGCCCATGCCTGGACGCATGATGGCAGGCCCTCCCACCGCCGCTCCTCCGCCTGGTGGGATGCCGCCCATGATGCCGCCACGCCACCCAGGAGCTCCCAACGGCATGT ACCCGGGACCACCACCTGCACAGCCTGAAGCTGTGCCCCCTGTTCCTGTGGtggctccagtgccccccagtGGACGTGTGGCGGACAACTGA